The Nostoc cf. commune SO-36 genomic sequence TTAATTCATAAATGGATATAGTAGGCAGCTTAGGATTGCCTATAAACTTCCTAGCACCTATAGCCGCGTAATCTATAATCCAATATTCGGGAATACCTATAGCTTCATAATCAGCTAATTTTTTATAGTAATCATCTCGCCAATTAGTACTAACAACTTCAATAACTAATGGAATAGATGCAGCTTGAGATACAGTTGATTCCTTTTTCCACAAAGGCTCATTCACTAAATTTGGTCGATTGATTATTAAGATGTCTGGTGAATAAGCAGATTCACCTTCAAATGGCTTGACTAATACAGTTTTTGGAATGTAATAAGGTAAATTTAGACGCTTGATATCAGCAGATATTTCTAGTGCCAAAAAACCAACAACATCCTCATGATCTCCCACTGGTTGAGCCATTTCAACAATCACGCCATCATGTAATTCATATCTTCCACCTTCAGGCCGCCAAGCTGCAAAATCTTCAAAAGTTACTAATTTGTGTATGGCTTGAATCATAGAACCTCGCTTGTTTTAAAATAATCAAACTTTGTCAAGCCTTCTTTATTTAAGTAGTTTGGTTGACTCCCCCCTTCTATTCTTCTGAGTTATCCTTTTTAAATTTCATACTTGCCCAAGTTACAGGTTCATCACTTTTACCTTCATCTACTTTATTGATTGCTGCAACATCGCCCAAAGTCATCTGCTTGACTTTCGCAACGTCACCTTGACTAACTGCTTCGCTTAATTCGCGTTTCAAACGAGCATTTTTAATCGCATCTTCTGGAGAACGGGAACTCGTATTAAAGCATTTTTCTAAAGTATCGTATATTCCCACGCGACGAGTCTTTTTGCGATACTGGCGTTCTGTGTCTAACAATTTCGCCATGAGTTCCAAGTGCATCGCGTCACCTTCACAAATTTCTTCTAATACTATCCATTCATCACGACCTAGTAAGCTATAGTCAGCGCCAGGACGGGAATCTTGAAATTCTTCACCAGTCACTTCTTGATAAATCCGGGGTAAGCTATCATCAAATTCGTGTTTATCTTCTAGCCAAATACGGCGAATTTCACTCATTTCTTCTAGAGTAATTAGGGTGATTTTACCCATGTTTTTTGGCGCTGTACGACGGGTTTTTGTTTGCGCTTCTAGCACTTGTCTTAGCCAATATTCACGCCAATATTTTGTGTATGGGCCATGAATTGGTTCAACGGATATTTCACCATCTAAATTACGTTCAAAAAGTTGAACTTCACCCCAAATTCGTCGGAAGTCTCTTTTATCACGGTCATCTCTAATATCTAATTCATTGCGGATATTCAATAGAGGCTGCATCCATTCTTTCTCTTCATCATTTTGAATCATTGCCT encodes the following:
- a CDS encoding Uma2 family endonuclease → MIQAIHKLVTFEDFAAWRPEGGRYELHDGVIVEMAQPVGDHEDVVGFLALEISADIKRLNLPYYIPKTVLVKPFEGESAYSPDILIINRPNLVNEPLWKKESTVSQAASIPLVIEVVSTNWRDDYYKKLADYEAIGIPEYWIIDYAAIGARKFIGNPKLPTISIYELIDGEYQVTQFRGDTHIVSPTFPELNLTAEQIFQAGGVQI